In Streptomyces sp. SLBN-118, the following are encoded in one genomic region:
- a CDS encoding putative leader peptide yields MRLWRRVHMDLVRYAGCVCRPSC; encoded by the coding sequence GTGCGCCTGTGGCGGAGGGTCCATATGGACCTCGTCCGCTACGCGGGCTGCGTGTGTCGTCCGTCCTGCTGA
- a CDS encoding FAD-dependent monooxygenase: MDPVIIVGAGPVGLALALALAQQDVPSVVLDEGAGKDEPRPARTVVLRSDTAAMVERLGCTTVRDEGARWTGWRSMRRRQDVRQLPLGDEAAPAPLHIPQHALARGLRDAAAGQKLIRVATGSRVDSLEQDASGVSVHTRGPAATWWRGSHLVGCDGARSTVRKLLGIRFPGRTAVERHAVAALRTELPWPNEALLHRQPPWRTGGEEVTARPLRDSVWRLDWLLAPRGELVTPDSLVARLRDTLAGWCDQAPAYELLDTGVYTLHHRLARRWRVDRAFLAGDAAHLLGALGTQGLDEGLRDADNLAWKLAHCWHHGPSEPLLDSYQAERRTAVASRLRAADQSLPILRSSGALRTYLPGAARGHDILLADGHLGYGPLGAPPVYTHSPLAPERAPSQTLVGTEAGAPVADVRVTVPDGTSARLRDRLGQGQLVVILVAPGTGVWDRRHWVSAGVMPRLAAAVSALPVRAELLVTEGYPGASAHTVLLVRPDGHLVASFAGVRPAELYSAADTARGGAPSTVRSDRTADIN, encoded by the coding sequence CGGGCCCGTCGGGCTCGCGCTCGCGCTGGCGCTGGCGCAGCAGGACGTGCCCTCCGTCGTACTCGACGAAGGCGCAGGCAAGGACGAGCCGCGGCCCGCTCGCACCGTTGTGCTGCGCTCCGACACTGCGGCGATGGTGGAACGGCTCGGCTGCACCACCGTCCGTGACGAAGGAGCCCGCTGGACCGGCTGGCGCTCGATGCGCCGGCGCCAGGACGTACGGCAGCTCCCTCTCGGCGACGAGGCCGCCCCCGCGCCGCTGCACATCCCCCAGCACGCCCTTGCGCGCGGCCTGCGGGACGCCGCCGCCGGACAGAAACTCATCCGGGTCGCCACAGGAAGTCGCGTCGACTCGCTGGAGCAGGACGCGAGCGGCGTCAGCGTGCACACCCGTGGGCCCGCGGCGACATGGTGGCGCGGAAGCCACCTGGTCGGGTGCGACGGTGCGAGGTCGACGGTCCGCAAGCTCCTCGGCATCCGCTTTCCCGGGCGTACGGCCGTGGAACGGCATGCGGTCGCCGCCCTGCGCACCGAACTCCCCTGGCCCAACGAGGCGTTGCTACACCGTCAGCCGCCGTGGCGCACAGGCGGCGAGGAGGTCACCGCCCGGCCGCTGCGGGACAGCGTATGGCGGCTGGACTGGCTGCTGGCGCCCCGCGGCGAACTGGTCACGCCCGACTCCCTGGTGGCGCGCCTGCGCGACACCTTGGCGGGCTGGTGCGATCAGGCACCGGCGTACGAACTCCTCGACACCGGCGTCTACACCCTCCACCACCGGCTCGCGCGGCGCTGGCGGGTCGACCGGGCCTTCCTCGCGGGCGACGCGGCGCATCTGCTGGGGGCGCTCGGCACGCAGGGGCTCGACGAAGGGCTGCGGGACGCGGACAACCTGGCCTGGAAGCTGGCGCACTGCTGGCACCACGGCCCGTCCGAGCCGCTGCTCGACAGTTATCAGGCGGAGCGGCGGACGGCTGTGGCCTCGCGGCTGCGCGCCGCCGACCAGTCGCTGCCGATACTCCGCAGCAGCGGCGCGCTGCGTACGTACCTCCCGGGTGCCGCGCGCGGGCACGACATCCTGCTTGCTGACGGCCATCTGGGGTACGGCCCGCTGGGCGCGCCCCCCGTATACACGCACTCCCCCCTGGCGCCCGAACGCGCTCCTTCGCAGACCCTCGTCGGTACGGAGGCGGGCGCGCCCGTCGCGGATGTGCGGGTAACCGTGCCGGACGGGACGAGCGCGCGGCTGCGCGACCGGCTGGGGCAGGGGCAGCTGGTGGTGATTCTCGTCGCACCCGGAACGGGAGTGTGGGACCGGCGGCACTGGGTGAGCGCGGGCGTGATGCCGCGACTGGCCGCGGCGGTCAGTGCGCTGCCGGTGCGGGCGGAGCTGCTGGTCACGGAGGGCTACCCAGGGGCTTCGGCCCACACAGTGCTGCTGGTGCGGCCCGACGGGCACCTGGTCGCGTCGTTCGCGGGCGTGCGGCCCGCCGAGCTGTACTCAGCGGCGGACACGGCGCGCGGTGGCGCCCCCTCAACGGTGCGCAGTGACCGTACTGCGGACATCAATTGA